The Panicum hallii strain FIL2 chromosome 9, PHallii_v3.1, whole genome shotgun sequence genome has a window encoding:
- the LOC112875171 gene encoding transcription factor PHYTOCHROME INTERACTING FACTOR-LIKE 13-like isoform X2, translated as MNQFVPDWNNMGDTSRPLGEDDDLIELLWCNGHVVMQSQNNRKLPPRPEKAAGAAAPAPASVAQDDEAGLWFPFALADSLDKDIFSEFFCEAPAAAAPVPATPGVEDGKPCRDVPMEDDDRHGGACAVSEAPCDLMPPPKSAPVSGSRQQTMSLADGGDNAGDLSDLFRAGSVGKAAEAGASSMLSAIGSSICGSNQVLVQRAVSAPGRASGSALPSATGSANANASGRGNEATVASSSGRSNYCFGTTTATTEPTSTSNRSSKRKRLDTEDSESPSEDAESESAAMLARKPPQKLTTARRSRAAEVHNLSERRRRDRINEKMRALQELIPHCNKTDKASMLDEAIEYLKSLQVQVQMMWMGSGIAASPVMFPGVHQYLPRMGVGMGAAAMPSMPRMPFMAPQPVVHNAPVNPVPLSRAGYRGHMPAVGITEPYAHYLGVNHLQPTPSQGVGYYPLGAKAAVQQSPALHHVPGGGMPAAAAAPGVLPPESTPSRGPG; from the exons ATGAACCAGTTCGTGCCCGATTGGAACAACATGGGAGACACCTCCAGGCCGCTCGG CGAAGACGACGACCTCATCGAGCTGCTCTGGTGCAACGGCCATGTCGTCATGCAGAGCCAGAACAACCGGAAGCTACCGCCGAGGCCCGAGAAGGCGGCGGGGGCAGCAGCTCCCGCCCCCGCGTCGGTGGCGCAAGACGACGAGGCCGGCCTCTGGTTCCCGTTCGCGCTGGCCGATTCGCTCGACAAGGACATCTTCTCGGAGTTCTTCTGTgaagcaccggcggcggcggctccggtGCCCGCAACCCCAGGCGTCGAGGACGGTAAGCCCTGCAGGGACGTCCCGATGGAGGACGATGACAGGCACGGCGGGGCGTGCGCGGTGTCCGAGGCCCCGTGCGACCTGATGCCGCCGCCCAAGTCGGCGCCCGTGTCCGGTTCGAGGCAGCAGACGATGAGCctggcggacggcggcgacaACGCCGGCGACCTCTCCGACCTCTTCCGGGCGGGCAGCGTGGGGAaggcggcggaggccggcgcgtcGTCGATGCTGAGCGCGATCGGGTCCAGCATCTGCGGGAGCAACCAGGTGCTGGTGCAGCGCGCAGTGAGCGCGCCGGGGCGCGCGTCCGGCAGCGCGCTGCCGTCGGCGACGGGGAGCGCGAACGCCAACGCCAGCGGCAGGGGCAACGAGGCGACGGTGGCGTCCTCGTCGGGGCGGTCCAACTACTGCTTtggcaccaccaccgccaccaccgagCCGACGAGCACCAGCAACCGGAGCAGCAAGCGGAAGCGGCTCGACACCGAGGACTCCGAGAGCCCCAGCGAG GACGCCGAGTCGGAGTCCGCCGCGATGTTGGCGCGCAAGCCGCCGCAAAAGCTGACGACGGCGCGGAGGAGTCGCGCCGCCGAAGTGCACAACCTCTCCGAGAGG aggagacGGGACAGGATCAACGAGAAGATGAGAGCCCTGCAAGAGCTCATACCTCACTGCAACAAG ACCGACAAGGCGTCGATGCTGGACGAGGCTATCGAGTACCTCAAGTCGCTGCAGGTGCAGGTGCAG ATGATGTGGATGGGCAGCGGCATCGCGGCTTCGCCGGTGATGTTCCCCGGCGTGCACCAGTACCTGCCGCGGATGGGCGTCGGGATGGGCGCCGCGGCGATGCCGTCCATGCCTCGGATGCCGTTCATGGCGCCGCAGCCGGTGGTGCACAACGCGCCCGTCAACCCCGTGCCGCTCTCGCGGGCGGGCTACCGGGGGCACATGCCGGCGGTGGGCATCACCGAGCCCTACGCGCACTACCTCGGCGTCAACCACCTGCAGCCGACGCCGTCCCAG GGCGTGGGATACTACCCGCTGGGGGCGAAGGCCGCCGTGCAGCAGAGTCCGGCGCTCCATCACGTGCCGGGTGGCGgcatgccggccgccgccgccgcgcccggggTGCTGCCGCCTGAAAGCACTCCGAGCAGAGGACCAG GATGA
- the LOC112875171 gene encoding transcription factor PHYTOCHROME INTERACTING FACTOR-LIKE 13-like isoform X1: MNQFVPDWNNMGDTSRPLGEDDDLIELLWCNGHVVMQSQNNRKLPPRPEKAAGAAAPAPASVAQDDEAGLWFPFALADSLDKDIFSEFFCEAPAAAAPVPATPGVEDGKPCRDVPMEDDDRHGGACAVSEAPCDLMPPPKSAPVSGSRQQTMSLADGGDNAGDLSDLFRAGSVGKAAEAGASSMLSAIGSSICGSNQVLVQRAVSAPGRASGSALPSATGSANANASGRGNEATVASSSGRSNYCFGTTTATTEPTSTSNRSSKRKRLDTEDSESPSEDAESESAAMLARKPPQKLTTARRSRAAEVHNLSERRRRDRINEKMRALQELIPHCNKTDKASMLDEAIEYLKSLQVQVQMMWMGSGIAASPVMFPGVHQYLPRMGVGMGAAAMPSMPRMPFMAPQPVVHNAPVNPVPLSRAGYRGHMPAVGITEPYAHYLGVNHLQPTPSQHFAQGVGYYPLGAKAAVQQSPALHHVPGGGMPAAAAAPGVLPPESTPSRGPG, encoded by the exons ATGAACCAGTTCGTGCCCGATTGGAACAACATGGGAGACACCTCCAGGCCGCTCGG CGAAGACGACGACCTCATCGAGCTGCTCTGGTGCAACGGCCATGTCGTCATGCAGAGCCAGAACAACCGGAAGCTACCGCCGAGGCCCGAGAAGGCGGCGGGGGCAGCAGCTCCCGCCCCCGCGTCGGTGGCGCAAGACGACGAGGCCGGCCTCTGGTTCCCGTTCGCGCTGGCCGATTCGCTCGACAAGGACATCTTCTCGGAGTTCTTCTGTgaagcaccggcggcggcggctccggtGCCCGCAACCCCAGGCGTCGAGGACGGTAAGCCCTGCAGGGACGTCCCGATGGAGGACGATGACAGGCACGGCGGGGCGTGCGCGGTGTCCGAGGCCCCGTGCGACCTGATGCCGCCGCCCAAGTCGGCGCCCGTGTCCGGTTCGAGGCAGCAGACGATGAGCctggcggacggcggcgacaACGCCGGCGACCTCTCCGACCTCTTCCGGGCGGGCAGCGTGGGGAaggcggcggaggccggcgcgtcGTCGATGCTGAGCGCGATCGGGTCCAGCATCTGCGGGAGCAACCAGGTGCTGGTGCAGCGCGCAGTGAGCGCGCCGGGGCGCGCGTCCGGCAGCGCGCTGCCGTCGGCGACGGGGAGCGCGAACGCCAACGCCAGCGGCAGGGGCAACGAGGCGACGGTGGCGTCCTCGTCGGGGCGGTCCAACTACTGCTTtggcaccaccaccgccaccaccgagCCGACGAGCACCAGCAACCGGAGCAGCAAGCGGAAGCGGCTCGACACCGAGGACTCCGAGAGCCCCAGCGAG GACGCCGAGTCGGAGTCCGCCGCGATGTTGGCGCGCAAGCCGCCGCAAAAGCTGACGACGGCGCGGAGGAGTCGCGCCGCCGAAGTGCACAACCTCTCCGAGAGG aggagacGGGACAGGATCAACGAGAAGATGAGAGCCCTGCAAGAGCTCATACCTCACTGCAACAAG ACCGACAAGGCGTCGATGCTGGACGAGGCTATCGAGTACCTCAAGTCGCTGCAGGTGCAGGTGCAG ATGATGTGGATGGGCAGCGGCATCGCGGCTTCGCCGGTGATGTTCCCCGGCGTGCACCAGTACCTGCCGCGGATGGGCGTCGGGATGGGCGCCGCGGCGATGCCGTCCATGCCTCGGATGCCGTTCATGGCGCCGCAGCCGGTGGTGCACAACGCGCCCGTCAACCCCGTGCCGCTCTCGCGGGCGGGCTACCGGGGGCACATGCCGGCGGTGGGCATCACCGAGCCCTACGCGCACTACCTCGGCGTCAACCACCTGCAGCCGACGCCGTCCCAG CATTTCGCGCAGGGCGTGGGATACTACCCGCTGGGGGCGAAGGCCGCCGTGCAGCAGAGTCCGGCGCTCCATCACGTGCCGGGTGGCGgcatgccggccgccgccgccgcgcccggggTGCTGCCGCCTGAAAGCACTCCGAGCAGAGGACCAG GATGA
- the LOC112877301 gene encoding alanine and glycine-rich protein-like, translating into MDRASARRIAVAAALHLLAALHGAGPCAAAARPLVGRLPAAASRAATSALAVAPTAAHQRRAGVGGDAAAREGKWLPFAGAHHLPAAYWAHKPVPSWVGLGAGAGELGGGAAGAAEGAEGEEEEAVRDGERRRRQRPSYAGDGASTRQEQLAMWASLLNPKRRGAPATGWLPGPGIGEAADDEPAKQALDTAVVEGAEGDEPSAGQSFWGNNGN; encoded by the coding sequence ATGGACCGCGCTTCCGCCCGCCGGATCGCCGTCGCGGCGGCGCTGCACCTCCTCGCCGCACTCCACGGCGCCGGGCcctgcgctgccgccgcccggccgctggTGGGGAGGCTGCCCGCGGCGGCCTCCCGGGCGGCGACGTCCGCGCTGGCGGTTGCCCCGACTGCCGCCCACCAGCGGCGCGCGGGGGTTGGTGGCGACGCGGCCGCCAGGGAGGGCAAGTGGCTGCCGTTCGCCGGCGCGCACCACCTGCCGGCGGCGTACTGGGCGCACAAGCCGGTGCCGAGCTGGGTCGGGCTCGGGGCCGGAGCCGGCGAgctgggcggcggcgctgccggcGCCGCGGAGGGCGctgagggggaggaggaggaggccgtgcGCGACGGGGAGCGGCGTCGTCGTCAGCGGCCGTCGTACGCGGGCGACGGGGCGTCCACCCGGCAGGAGCAGCTCGCCATGTGGGCGTCGCTGCTCAACCCCAAGCGGAGAGGGGCCCCGGCCACGGGGTGGCTGCCGGGGCCGGGGATCGgcgaggcggctgacgacgagCCGGCCAAGCAGGCGTTAGACACCGCTGTCGTCGAAGGGGCGGAGGGGGACGAACCGTCGGCCGGACAGAGCTTCTGGGGGAACAATGGCAACTGA